Proteins from a genomic interval of Terriglobia bacterium:
- a CDS encoding PAS domain-containing protein codes for MNREFPDLPVACEDLIARVMEVGRLGAAVFGADRKVVWASGMLPGVRAEEALGKSCTEVFAGSSRPCEPCLLELSAQEGPLRRVLRLVQGADPRPRIFEVTVAPLRVPGLAERRWIELAREIRGAEGIEQFFQGGTMDLVRLIAAWSIPVVLVDASGIVRAWNRGAASLYGRPGEEAVGRRWSEIVEEIVPNAPETSPGSATYRYEAQHRTHEGRQLRVMVTRTEIPGAEGAAQGAFYLVLDLTGSKALERNLERRVAQLSIIREIAEALQSAMGLNEILRTILVGATAGEGLRFNRAFLLLADDKRGELRGKVAIGPSDPEDAHRIWDELSRSKAGLRKLLREYEPFVERTSSRVNEIVRGITARLADRDNFLIGSLHAPSTVRVQGGREMPDGRPVSSQLLQRLGVGDFVAVPLVAEGKPVGLLLADNAITGRPIEDDDVGVLELLGMQAGLAIERARLIGELETQVASLEKATQEIRENQERLLRTERLSAVGEMAARVVHEIRNPLVAIGGFARSLLREVPPQDTKRESIQIIVDEVRRLETIVREVLDYSRPAVPRIGRVDLAQLATEALDLLRWEVDDAGVVGRVDAESGLAPAAADRNQMFQALVNVMRNAVHAMPHGGTLTLRVREVPGGIELAVEDTGIGIPADVRGRIFEPFFTTKATGSGLGLTIASQIIADHRGEIHVDSQVGSGTTVYLRLPAAQEESNDAENPGR; via the coding sequence ATGAACCGGGAGTTTCCGGATCTGCCGGTCGCGTGCGAGGACCTGATCGCCCGCGTGATGGAGGTCGGCCGCCTCGGAGCCGCAGTGTTCGGCGCCGACCGGAAGGTGGTCTGGGCCTCGGGAATGCTACCCGGGGTACGCGCCGAGGAGGCGCTCGGAAAATCGTGCACCGAGGTGTTCGCCGGCAGCAGTCGGCCGTGCGAGCCGTGCCTCCTGGAGCTGAGCGCGCAGGAGGGGCCGCTCCGGCGGGTGCTGCGGCTGGTCCAGGGCGCCGACCCGCGCCCCCGCATCTTCGAGGTGACCGTCGCCCCCCTTCGCGTCCCCGGCCTGGCGGAGAGGCGGTGGATCGAGCTGGCGCGGGAGATCCGCGGGGCCGAAGGGATCGAGCAGTTCTTCCAGGGCGGGACCATGGACCTGGTCCGCCTGATCGCGGCTTGGTCGATCCCCGTGGTCCTGGTGGACGCGAGCGGCATCGTCCGCGCTTGGAACCGAGGCGCCGCCTCGCTCTACGGGCGGCCGGGGGAAGAGGCGGTCGGACGGCGGTGGAGCGAGATCGTCGAGGAGATCGTCCCGAACGCGCCGGAAACGTCGCCGGGGAGCGCCACCTACCGATACGAGGCGCAGCACCGCACCCACGAGGGGCGCCAGCTCCGGGTCATGGTGACCCGCACCGAGATCCCGGGAGCGGAGGGTGCGGCCCAGGGAGCGTTCTACCTGGTCCTCGACCTGACCGGATCGAAAGCCCTCGAGCGCAACCTCGAGCGGCGCGTCGCCCAGCTTTCCATCATCCGGGAGATCGCGGAGGCCCTCCAGTCCGCCATGGGGCTGAACGAGATCCTGCGGACCATCCTCGTCGGCGCGACCGCCGGAGAGGGGCTTCGATTCAACCGGGCCTTCCTTCTGCTCGCCGACGACAAGCGCGGCGAGCTCCGGGGGAAGGTGGCGATCGGCCCGTCCGATCCGGAGGATGCCCACCGGATCTGGGACGAGCTGTCCCGCTCGAAGGCGGGCTTGAGGAAGCTCCTCCGTGAGTACGAGCCGTTCGTCGAGCGGACCAGCAGCCGGGTGAACGAGATCGTCCGGGGAATCACGGCGCGCCTCGCCGATCGCGACAACTTCCTGATCGGCTCGCTGCACGCGCCGTCCACCGTCCGCGTCCAGGGTGGACGCGAGATGCCGGACGGCCGGCCGGTGAGCTCCCAGCTCCTGCAGAGGCTGGGAGTGGGCGACTTCGTCGCCGTCCCCCTCGTGGCCGAGGGGAAGCCGGTGGGGCTCCTCCTGGCGGACAACGCGATCACCGGCCGTCCGATCGAGGACGACGACGTGGGCGTGCTCGAGCTCCTCGGGATGCAGGCGGGCCTTGCGATCGAGCGGGCGAGGCTGATTGGAGAGCTCGAGACCCAGGTGGCGTCCCTCGAGAAAGCGACCCAGGAGATCCGCGAGAACCAGGAGCGCCTCCTTCGGACCGAGCGGCTCTCCGCGGTGGGCGAGATGGCGGCCCGGGTCGTTCACGAGATCCGGAACCCTCTGGTCGCGATCGGCGGCTTCGCGAGGTCCCTCCTCCGCGAGGTCCCTCCACAGGACACGAAGCGGGAGTCCATCCAGATCATCGTGGACGAGGTGCGGCGGCTCGAGACCATCGTGCGGGAGGTGCTCGACTACTCGCGACCCGCGGTTCCCCGGATCGGTCGGGTCGACCTCGCCCAGCTGGCGACCGAGGCGCTCGACCTGCTCCGCTGGGAGGTGGACGACGCGGGGGTCGTGGGGCGGGTGGACGCGGAGTCCGGGCTCGCGCCCGCGGCCGCCGACCGCAACCAGATGTTCCAGGCCCTGGTCAACGTCATGAGGAACGCCGTTCACGCGATGCCCCACGGCGGCACGCTCACGCTCCGGGTGCGGGAGGTGCCGGGCGGGATCGAGCTGGCCGTGGAGGACACGGGCATCGGGATCCCGGCGGACGTGCGCGGGCGGATCTTCGAGCCGTTCTTCACCACAAAGGCGACGGGGTCGGGGCTCGGACTCACCATCGCGAGCCAGATCATCGCCGATCACCGGGGGGAGATCCACGTCGACAGCCAGGTGGGCTCGGGGACGACGGTCTACTTGAGGCTCCCGGCAGCGCAGGAGGAATCGAACGATGCCGAAAATCCTGGTCGTTGA
- a CDS encoding response regulator, with the protein MPKILVVEDEKNLRLLYKHDLEQEGYEVITAANAVEGLEALESGSPDLVVLDIRMPGMDGLETMGRILEKHPKIPVVLNSAYSSYKDNFLSWAADAYIIKSADTTELRGKVRELLAARSGGEGPAEEPK; encoded by the coding sequence ATGCCGAAAATCCTGGTCGTTGAGGACGAGAAGAACCTACGACTGCTCTACAAGCACGACCTGGAGCAGGAGGGGTACGAGGTAATCACCGCCGCGAACGCCGTGGAGGGGCTCGAAGCTCTCGAGTCGGGGTCGCCCGACCTGGTCGTCCTGGACATCAGGATGCCCGGCATGGACGGGCTCGAGACGATGGGCCGGATCCTGGAGAAGCATCCGAAGATCCCGGTCGTGCTCAACTCGGCCTACTCGTCCTACAAGGACAATTTCCTTAGCTGGGCCGCCGACGCCTACATCATCAAGAGCGCGGACACCACCGAGCTCCGAGGCAAGGTGCGGGAGCTCCTCGCGGCCCGCTCCGGCGGCGAGGGACCCGCGGAGGAGCCCAAGTAA
- the glgC gene encoding glucose-1-phosphate adenylyltransferase, producing MGRRSVILQDVLALVLAGGQGERLYPLTRDRGKPAVPFGGIYRIVDFTLSNCLNSGLRKMFVLTQYKSGSLERHIKQGWDPIFSAELGEWIYTVPPQLRVGQRWYAGTADAVYQNIYLLEQEKPRHVIVLSGDHIYKMDYRKMLEMHEAKGAVATAAAVEVPIEDASAFGVIEVDEDWRIVAFTEKPSDPRPVPGRPDRALVNMGVYCFETESLVRALCTDARQESRHDFGHNILPNLVGSEKVYAYPFVDENRKQMLYWRDIGTLDAYYAASMDLVSVDPVFNLYDRDWPLRTVPHQLPPAKTVFAQEEPGGRIGLALDSILSGGVIVSGGRVERSVLGPGVRVNSYAKVAESVLMDGVEVGRYARVGRAIVDKEVRVPPGFVIGEDPELDRERFTVTAGGIVVIPRGTQLD from the coding sequence ATGGGCCGACGGTCGGTGATCCTGCAGGACGTGCTGGCGCTGGTGCTCGCAGGCGGGCAGGGAGAGCGCCTCTACCCTCTCACCCGCGACCGCGGCAAGCCCGCCGTGCCCTTCGGCGGGATCTACCGGATCGTCGATTTCACCCTGTCGAACTGCCTGAACTCGGGATTGCGGAAGATGTTCGTCCTGACCCAGTACAAGTCCGGGAGCCTCGAGAGGCACATCAAGCAGGGGTGGGACCCGATCTTCTCGGCGGAGCTCGGCGAGTGGATCTACACGGTCCCGCCGCAACTCCGGGTCGGGCAGCGCTGGTACGCCGGCACCGCCGACGCGGTCTACCAGAACATCTACCTGCTCGAGCAGGAGAAGCCCCGGCACGTGATCGTCCTGTCGGGCGATCACATCTACAAGATGGACTACCGGAAGATGCTGGAGATGCACGAGGCCAAGGGGGCGGTGGCGACCGCGGCCGCCGTCGAGGTTCCGATCGAGGACGCGTCGGCGTTCGGCGTGATCGAGGTGGACGAGGACTGGCGAATCGTCGCCTTCACCGAGAAGCCCTCCGATCCGCGCCCGGTGCCCGGCCGACCGGACCGCGCTCTCGTGAACATGGGGGTGTACTGCTTCGAGACCGAGAGCCTCGTACGCGCCCTGTGCACCGACGCCCGGCAGGAGAGCCGGCACGACTTCGGTCACAACATCCTGCCGAACCTGGTCGGCTCCGAGAAGGTGTACGCCTACCCGTTCGTGGACGAGAACCGGAAGCAGATGCTCTACTGGCGGGACATCGGAACGCTGGACGCGTACTACGCCGCGAGCATGGATCTCGTGTCGGTGGACCCGGTGTTCAACCTCTACGACCGGGATTGGCCGCTCCGCACGGTCCCGCACCAGCTCCCGCCGGCGAAGACCGTGTTCGCTCAGGAGGAGCCCGGCGGGCGCATCGGCCTCGCTCTCGACTCCATCCTGAGCGGCGGGGTGATCGTCAGCGGTGGCCGCGTGGAGAGGTCGGTGCTGGGGCCCGGCGTGCGCGTGAACTCGTATGCCAAAGTCGCGGAGAGCGTGCTGATGGACGGCGTCGAGGTCGGCCGCTACGCGCGGGTGGGCCGGGCGATCGTGGACAAGGAGGTCCGCGTCCCGCCCGGGTTCGTGATCGGGGAGGACCCGGAATTGGACCGGGAGCGCTTCACCGTGACCGCGGGGGGCATCGTCGTCATCCCGCGGGGCACGCAGCTCGACTAG